The nucleotide window CGGCATCAGCCCCATCAGGCGTCCGGTGGGGTCGCAGACCCCGGCGATGGCGTTATGGGAGCCGTTGGGATTGGCGGGAAATTCCATTGTCGGCGCGGCATAATCGGGGCCGGAGTATTTGAACACCGCCAAGTGCGCCGCTTCGATCCGCTCCAGGGTCGCGGCGGTATCGCACATGAACTTTCCTTCACCGTGCCGCATGGGCAGATAGATGCCCTTGTCGATGCCTTGCGTGAAGATGGAGGGAGAGGCGGGATCGACCTTGAGATAGGTCCAACGGTCCTGGAAGCGGCCGCATTCGTTGTGGGTCAGAGTGACCGATTGGCTCAGGTAGTCGCCATCAAAACCGGGCAGCATTCCCATCTTGACCATCAATTGGAAGCCGTTGCAGACCCCCAGGATCAGCTTGCCGTCAGCGATGAAGCGGGTGAACTGCTCTACCAGTTTCTCGCCGCTGCCTGCCACGGCAGCATGCTTGAGCCGGTTGGCCTGTGCCTTGGCGCTCCCCAGGTCGTCGCCGTCGAGGAAGCCTCCGGTCAGGTTGAGGAAATGAAAGTCATCCAGCCTGACCTCCCCGGAAAGAATTTCGGCGATATGGGCGATGACCGCCTCGTCAAAGCCCCCCAGGCGGCAGGCATGGGCCGCTTCCATCTCGCAGTTGGTGCCGTTGCCGGTTATGACTATCGCTCGTGTTGGTGCCATATGATTGCCCTTCTCCTTGTTGTCGTGAAACTATTATTTTACAAAATAAAGCGTGACGCTGTCCGTTAGAATATATTTAAGCATACATGTCTTCGGGCGGTCCATCCGCCTGTTCTGCAAGGCGGTCAATAACCCGGTCGTGCCGGCCGATGACTGCCAGAAAAGGGGCACCATAGGTACGTAGCTTGTAGTCCCCTACCCCGCCGATCAGCCGCAGTTCGCGTTCGTCCCGCGGCCGGGCCGTGGCCATGGCCACCAGCGTCGCATCGGAGAAGACCACGAAAGGGGGCACGGAGGCCGCGTCGGCAATCTGTTTGCGCAAGGCCCGCAGCTCATCGAACAGGGCACGGTCGGCCTCTCCGACCGTTGCGCCGCGCCGGGCCGGTTTCTCCTTGGCAACCTCAGCGTTACGTGGCAGGCCGAGCGTGACGTGGGCTTCCCCTTTGAGCAGCGGACGTGCCAGCGGTGAAAGCGTCAAGGCGCCGAAACGGGTAAAATCCTGCACCAGGTAGCCCAGGTGGATCAACTGACGGATGATGTTGTCCCACTCGGCTGCGGAGAGATCGGCGCCGATGCCGTAGGTGGAAAGCCGGTTGTGCCCCAGATCGAGTATGCGCTGTCCCTGGCTCCCCCGAAGGACATCGATCACATGCCTGGCGCCGAAGCGCTCACCGACACGATACACGCAGGAGAGCACCTTCCGGGCCGCTTCGGTGGCATCAAAGCGCTGCGGCGGCTCGACACAGATGTCGCAATTGCCGCAATCATGCGTGCGGCTCTCGCCGAAATAAGCCAGCAGCGCCCGTCGCCGACAGGTCAGGGCTTCGGAATAAGCGACCATGGCATTCAGCTTTTGCAGCTCGATCCGGATCCGCTCGGCATTGTCGCTGTTGTTGATCAGCGCCCGGGCGGTCATGACATCACCCATGCCGAACAGCATCAGCGCCTCGGAGGGCAGGCCATCGCGGCCGGCGCGGCCGGTTTCCTGGTAGTAGCTCTCCACGCTCTTGGGCATGTCGTAGTGCACTACGAAGCGCACGTTGGGCTTGTCGATGCCCATGCCGAAGGCCACCGTTGCCACGACGATCCGCAGGTCGTCGCGTCGGAAGGCGTCCTGCACCCGGTGGCGCTCGGTGTCCGACAGGCCGGCATGATAGGCGGCAGCGGCAAAACCGGCCGCGCAGAGACGCTCGGCCACCTGCTCGACCCGATTGCGGCTCAGGGCGTAGACAATGCCCGCTTCATCGCGCCGCCCCTTCAGGAACGCCTCCAGCTGCGCCATGGGCTTGTGTTTGGGCATGACCGTATAGCTAATGTTGGGGCGATCGAAACCGGCCACATGGACCCGCGCCTGCTGGATGTCCAACTGCCGGGTGATGTCGTTGCGGGTCTCGGGATCGGCCGTGGCGGTCATGGCCACGATCGGCACGTCGGGGAACAGACTGCGCAGCCTGCCGATCTGGACATAATCCGGACGGAAATCGTGGCCCCACTGGGAGATGCAGTGCGCCTCGTCAATGGCGAACAGTGCCAGCTTC belongs to Geobacter sp. SVR and includes:
- the recQ gene encoding DNA helicase RecQ; the protein is MVTIKETLRTVFGFHEFRAPQQEVIEQVLAGEDVFLVMPTGGGKSLCYQIPALHREGLAIVVSPLISLMKDQVDALIANGVRAACYNSSLSAQEARRVSQQLDAGELDLLYVAPERLMLPEFLERLGTLKLALFAIDEAHCISQWGHDFRPDYVQIGRLRSLFPDVPIVAMTATADPETRNDITRQLDIQQARVHVAGFDRPNISYTVMPKHKPMAQLEAFLKGRRDEAGIVYALSRNRVEQVAERLCAAGFAAAAYHAGLSDTERHRVQDAFRRDDLRIVVATVAFGMGIDKPNVRFVVHYDMPKSVESYYQETGRAGRDGLPSEALMLFGMGDVMTARALINNSDNAERIRIELQKLNAMVAYSEALTCRRRALLAYFGESRTHDCGNCDICVEPPQRFDATEAARKVLSCVYRVGERFGARHVIDVLRGSQGQRILDLGHNRLSTYGIGADLSAAEWDNIIRQLIHLGYLVQDFTRFGALTLSPLARPLLKGEAHVTLGLPRNAEVAKEKPARRGATVGEADRALFDELRALRKQIADAASVPPFVVFSDATLVAMATARPRDERELRLIGGVGDYKLRTYGAPFLAVIGRHDRVIDRLAEQADGPPEDMYA
- a CDS encoding phosphoribosylformylglycinamidine synthase subunit PurQ, which translates into the protein MAPTRAIVITGNGTNCEMEAAHACRLGGFDEAVIAHIAEILSGEVRLDDFHFLNLTGGFLDGDDLGSAKAQANRLKHAAVAGSGEKLVEQFTRFIADGKLILGVCNGFQLMVKMGMLPGFDGDYLSQSVTLTHNECGRFQDRWTYLKVDPASPSIFTQGIDKGIYLPMRHGEGKFMCDTAATLERIEAAHLAVFKYSGPDYAAPTMEFPANPNGSHNAIAGVCDPTGRLMGLMPHPEAFVHYTQHPRWTREQLPEEGDGLILYRNAAEYARKNLM